From Acidothermus cellulolyticus 11B, a single genomic window includes:
- a CDS encoding ATP-binding cassette domain-containing protein: MSESPILALRGINKSFGAVHVLRDVDFNVYPGEVMALVGDNGAGKSTLIKCIAGIYPVDSGEFYFAGKQIHIHGPRDAAAYGIEFVYQDLALCDNLDIVQNMFLGRELRTRPLHALDEGTMERRARETLASLSVRTIQSVRQVVSSLSGGQRQTVAIAKAVLWENKVIVLDEPTAALGVAQTKQVLDLVRRLADSGHGVVLISHNMNDVMQVADRITAMYLGRVAAEVSASDVTHAQVVELITAGRSGNLGLQPAEAAQSA; this comes from the coding sequence GTGAGCGAATCCCCCATCCTCGCCCTTCGGGGCATCAATAAGAGTTTCGGCGCGGTCCACGTGCTCCGCGACGTGGACTTCAATGTCTATCCCGGCGAGGTCATGGCGCTCGTCGGCGACAACGGCGCAGGAAAGAGCACTCTGATTAAGTGTATTGCCGGTATCTATCCGGTCGACAGCGGCGAGTTTTACTTTGCCGGTAAGCAGATTCATATTCATGGCCCGCGGGATGCCGCCGCGTACGGCATCGAATTCGTGTACCAGGACCTCGCCCTCTGCGACAACCTCGACATCGTGCAGAACATGTTCCTTGGCCGGGAGCTTCGGACCCGACCATTGCATGCCCTTGACGAAGGAACCATGGAGCGCCGGGCCCGGGAAACCCTCGCGAGCCTCTCGGTGCGCACCATCCAATCCGTCCGCCAGGTCGTCTCGAGCCTCTCCGGCGGCCAGCGCCAGACCGTCGCGATCGCCAAGGCGGTCCTGTGGGAAAACAAAGTCATCGTGCTCGACGAACCGACCGCCGCGCTCGGCGTCGCGCAGACCAAACAGGTCCTCGATTTGGTGCGGCGGCTTGCCGACTCCGGGCACGGCGTCGTCCTCATCTCGCACAACATGAACGACGTGATGCAGGTGGCGGACCGGATCACGGCGATGTACCTCGGCCGGGTCGCCGCCGAGGTGTCCGCCTCCGACGTCACGCACGCACAAGTCGTCGAGCTCATTACCGCCGGGCGCAGCGGAAACCTTGGCCTCCAGCCGGCCGAAGCTGCGCAGAGCGCTTGA
- a CDS encoding sugar ABC transporter substrate-binding protein → MYKNAVRIAALTAIAGLGIAACSSSKSTSGTTSPSAAGSSSQSAAASSSAGGGGGGGAQVGVILPDTQSSTRWESQDRPNLQKAFQAAGIKADIQNALGDKNKFAQIADSMIQEGVKVLIIVDLDSPSGAAVEAKAAQAGIKTIDYDRLTLGGSASYYVSFDNVQVGKLMGQGLVDCLKDKAASATTSNPVRIIEINGSPTDNNATLFKQGYDSVLDPLYATGKWKKVGDQSVPNWDNAQAGTIFQQLLTAAGGKVDGVLVANDGMAQSVITVEKSQGLKAPVTGQDATVPGLQSVLRGDQCGTVFKNTSLEASAAAQLAIDLIQGKDPGSLINGKVHDPQGNRDVPSALQTPEWITADKVEDVVKAGQASAADICKGDVASLCQKYGVS, encoded by the coding sequence ATGTACAAAAACGCTGTTCGCATCGCTGCTCTCACGGCTATCGCCGGTCTTGGCATTGCCGCGTGCAGCAGCAGCAAGAGCACAAGTGGTACGACCAGCCCAAGCGCTGCCGGGAGCAGCTCCCAGTCCGCTGCTGCGTCGTCGTCGGCCGGCGGCGGCGGCGGTGGCGGCGCTCAGGTCGGCGTCATCCTGCCCGACACGCAGTCGTCCACCCGGTGGGAGAGCCAGGACCGCCCGAACCTGCAGAAGGCGTTCCAGGCCGCAGGTATCAAGGCGGACATCCAGAACGCTCTCGGCGACAAGAACAAGTTCGCACAGATCGCTGACAGCATGATCCAGGAAGGCGTGAAGGTCCTCATCATCGTCGACCTGGACAGCCCGTCCGGTGCGGCCGTCGAGGCCAAGGCGGCACAGGCCGGTATCAAGACCATCGACTACGACCGGCTCACCCTCGGCGGAAGCGCCTCGTACTACGTCTCATTCGACAACGTCCAGGTCGGCAAGCTGATGGGCCAAGGACTGGTGGATTGCCTGAAGGACAAGGCGGCTTCGGCTACCACCAGCAACCCCGTCCGCATCATCGAGATCAACGGTTCGCCGACGGACAACAACGCGACCCTCTTCAAGCAGGGCTATGACTCGGTCCTCGACCCGCTGTACGCCACCGGCAAGTGGAAGAAGGTCGGCGACCAGTCCGTGCCGAACTGGGACAACGCGCAGGCCGGCACGATCTTCCAGCAGTTGCTCACCGCCGCCGGCGGCAAGGTGGACGGCGTGCTGGTCGCCAACGACGGCATGGCGCAGTCGGTCATCACCGTGGAGAAGTCGCAGGGCCTCAAGGCGCCGGTCACCGGGCAGGACGCCACGGTTCCGGGTCTGCAGAGCGTTCTCCGTGGGGACCAGTGCGGCACCGTCTTCAAGAACACATCTCTCGAGGCGAGCGCAGCGGCCCAGCTTGCGATCGACCTGATCCAGGGCAAGGACCCCGGTTCGCTCATCAACGGCAAGGTCCACGACCCGCAGGGCAACCGTGACGTGCCGTCTGCCTTGCAGACGCCGGAATGGATCACCGCGGACAAGGTCGAGGACGTCGTCAAGGCCGGTCAGGCCTCGGCTGCGGACATCTGCAAGGGTGACGTCGCATCGCTCTGCCAGAAGTACGGCGTGAGCTGA
- a CDS encoding COX15/CtaA family protein has translation MPAATIRARLRSWRATPQVVRRCTAAALVANVAIVGTGGLVRLTGSGLGCPSWPDCAPSSLVPTPELSWHKYVEFGNRLFTYVVLAAAVAALVAVYRAAPERRDLRPWAWATLLGIPAQAVLGGITVLTDLNPWAVAAHFLLSMGVVATATVAWFRSLPPAATGAPPVALRRAGQALLALTFAVCAAGTTVTGAGPHAGDPRAARIPARPASLAQLHADLAMLLVGLAVGLAVTATVMDVGRRTIRATRWMVVLLAVQAVIGWTQYFLGLPAGLVEIHMLGAASLVVGATCVSASLSRPGRRIDVARNPDGTRDYVPDNMPSDVPGDVANDLPEIGGPKPVPAQVTALTPAGSDKTPQKPPAANPAVTSR, from the coding sequence GTGCCCGCGGCAACGATACGTGCCCGCCTCCGGTCGTGGCGGGCAACACCTCAGGTGGTGCGCCGGTGCACCGCAGCGGCGCTGGTCGCGAACGTCGCGATTGTGGGCACCGGCGGTCTGGTCCGACTCACCGGCTCCGGCCTGGGGTGCCCATCATGGCCGGACTGCGCGCCGTCGTCGTTGGTCCCGACGCCTGAGCTCTCGTGGCACAAGTACGTCGAATTCGGGAACCGGCTGTTCACCTACGTCGTCTTGGCAGCCGCGGTCGCAGCACTCGTCGCCGTTTACCGGGCCGCACCGGAGCGCCGTGACCTGCGACCGTGGGCGTGGGCCACGCTCCTCGGCATTCCGGCGCAGGCCGTGCTTGGCGGTATCACCGTTCTGACCGACCTCAACCCGTGGGCGGTTGCGGCGCATTTCTTGCTCTCGATGGGCGTTGTCGCCACCGCGACGGTGGCCTGGTTTCGATCGCTTCCACCGGCAGCCACCGGTGCGCCGCCGGTAGCTCTCCGGCGGGCCGGGCAGGCCCTCCTTGCCCTGACCTTCGCGGTCTGCGCAGCCGGCACCACCGTGACGGGTGCCGGTCCGCATGCGGGCGATCCTCGGGCCGCCCGGATACCGGCGCGACCTGCCTCGCTGGCGCAGCTCCACGCGGATCTCGCCATGCTCCTCGTCGGCCTCGCGGTGGGTCTGGCGGTCACCGCAACCGTCATGGACGTCGGACGACGAACGATCCGCGCGACGCGCTGGATGGTCGTCCTCCTTGCGGTCCAAGCGGTCATCGGCTGGACCCAGTACTTCCTCGGCTTGCCTGCGGGGTTGGTCGAAATTCACATGCTGGGCGCTGCGTCTCTTGTCGTCGGGGCCACCTGCGTCAGCGCGTCCCTGTCCCGGCCCGGCCGTCGGATCGACGTCGCACGGAACCCCGACGGCACGCGGGACTACGTACCGGACAACATGCCGAGCGACGTACCGGGCGACGTCGCGAACGACCTGCCGGAGATCGGCGGGCCGAAGCCCGTTCCCGCCCAGGTAACCGCTCTCACACCCGCCGGGAGCGACAAAACACCTCAAAAGCCACCGGCCGCTAACCCGGCTGTCACGTCTCGGTAA
- a CDS encoding helix-turn-helix transcriptional regulator, whose amino-acid sequence MKSAVTLLGSDDVRTRDRVARALHEHGPQTAAALSMRFGLTPAAVRRHLEALIAAGKVCEVPEPKGRVRHRGRPAKLFALTDLGRSAFPHAYDSLAAAALRYVAQLVGEPGVREFAYRHAAELEGRYATVLAQLDRRERPAALAEALTADGYAASVETVPTGTQICQHHCPIAHVAAEFPQLCEAETQAFARLLDIHVQRLATIAHGDGVCTTHIPAAVQPDGDSRHLPVLTQRPRRTRRRGRRQPTSTQATRPYEKA is encoded by the coding sequence GTGAAATCCGCGGTCACCCTGCTGGGGTCGGACGACGTCCGCACCCGCGATCGCGTCGCGCGCGCCTTGCACGAGCACGGACCGCAGACTGCGGCGGCGTTGAGCATGCGGTTCGGCCTCACACCGGCCGCCGTCCGGCGCCACCTCGAGGCACTGATCGCGGCCGGAAAGGTCTGCGAAGTTCCCGAACCGAAGGGTCGCGTGCGCCATCGCGGCCGCCCGGCGAAGCTCTTCGCACTGACCGATCTCGGCCGTTCCGCATTCCCGCACGCCTACGACTCCCTCGCCGCGGCCGCGCTGCGTTACGTCGCCCAGCTCGTCGGCGAACCGGGCGTTCGGGAATTCGCGTACCGGCATGCCGCCGAGCTCGAGGGCCGTTACGCAACCGTCCTCGCTCAACTCGACCGGCGAGAGCGCCCAGCCGCCCTCGCCGAGGCCCTTACCGCCGACGGATACGCAGCCTCCGTCGAAACGGTGCCGACCGGCACGCAGATTTGCCAGCACCACTGCCCGATCGCCCATGTCGCCGCGGAATTCCCGCAGCTGTGCGAGGCTGAGACGCAGGCGTTCGCGCGATTGCTGGACATCCACGTCCAGCGGCTGGCGACCATCGCCCACGGTGACGGCGTCTGCACCACCCACATTCCGGCCGCCGTGCAGCCCGATGGTGACAGCCGTCACCTTCCGGTGTTGACGCAGCGTCCCCGCCGGACACGCCGGCGTGGACGACGGCAACCGACGTCCACGCAGGCCACGAGACCGTACGAGAAGGCGTAG
- the sufB gene encoding Fe-S cluster assembly protein SufB, translating to MTTLQRPELDQLGRYKFGWADPDIAGASARRGLSEEVVRDISAKKGEPAWMLERRLKALRIFEKKPLPTWGADLSGIDFNTIKYYVRASEKQANSWDELPEDIRRTYDRLGIPEAEKQRLIAGVAAQYESEVVYHKIREDLARQGVIFLDTDTGLREHEDLFKEYFGSVIPAGDNKFAALNTAVWSGGSFIYVPPGVHVDIPLQAYFRINTENMGQFERTLIIVDEGAYVHYVEGCTAPIYSSDSLHAAVVEIIVKKNARCRYTTIQNWSNNVYNLVTKRAVAHEGATMEWVDGNIGSKVTMKYPAVWLVGPHAKGETLSVAFAGEGQHQDAGAKMVHAAPYTSSTIVSKSVARGGGRTSYRGLVQVMEGAYGSKSTVKCDALLVDTISRSDTYPYVDVREDDVAMGHEATVSKVNENQLFYLMSRGLTEDEAMAMIVRGFVEPIARELPMEYALELNRLIELQMEGAVG from the coding sequence ATGACGACGTTGCAGCGTCCCGAATTGGACCAGCTCGGCCGGTACAAGTTCGGATGGGCGGATCCGGACATCGCCGGCGCCTCCGCCCGCCGCGGGCTCTCCGAAGAGGTGGTCCGCGACATTTCGGCGAAGAAGGGGGAACCGGCGTGGATGCTCGAGCGACGTCTGAAGGCGTTGCGCATTTTTGAGAAGAAGCCGCTGCCCACGTGGGGCGCCGACCTGTCGGGCATCGATTTCAACACCATCAAGTACTACGTGCGCGCCAGTGAGAAGCAGGCGAACAGTTGGGACGAGCTGCCGGAGGACATCCGCCGCACCTACGACCGCCTCGGCATTCCCGAAGCGGAGAAGCAGCGCCTCATCGCCGGTGTCGCCGCGCAGTACGAATCGGAGGTCGTCTACCACAAGATTCGCGAGGATCTGGCCCGTCAGGGCGTCATTTTCCTCGACACAGACACCGGACTCCGTGAACACGAGGACCTCTTCAAAGAGTATTTCGGCTCGGTGATCCCCGCCGGTGACAACAAGTTCGCCGCGTTGAACACCGCGGTCTGGTCCGGCGGCTCGTTCATTTATGTGCCGCCCGGCGTCCACGTCGACATCCCGCTGCAGGCGTACTTCCGCATCAACACCGAGAACATGGGCCAGTTCGAGCGGACCCTCATCATCGTCGATGAAGGGGCGTACGTGCACTACGTCGAGGGCTGTACCGCGCCGATTTATTCGAGCGATTCCCTGCACGCCGCCGTCGTCGAAATCATCGTGAAGAAGAATGCCCGGTGCCGGTACACGACGATTCAGAACTGGTCGAACAACGTGTACAACCTGGTCACCAAGCGTGCGGTCGCCCATGAGGGCGCCACCATGGAGTGGGTGGACGGCAATATCGGGTCGAAAGTCACGATGAAGTACCCCGCGGTGTGGCTGGTCGGTCCGCACGCGAAAGGTGAGACGCTGTCGGTGGCGTTCGCCGGTGAGGGCCAGCATCAGGACGCCGGCGCGAAGATGGTGCACGCCGCACCGTACACGTCGTCCACCATCGTGTCGAAATCCGTTGCCCGAGGGGGAGGACGGACGAGCTACCGCGGTCTGGTGCAGGTCATGGAAGGCGCATACGGCTCGAAGTCCACGGTCAAGTGCGACGCCCTGCTCGTCGACACGATCAGCCGGTCCGACACCTACCCCTACGTGGACGTCCGCGAGGACGACGTCGCGATGGGGCACGAGGCAACCGTGTCAAAGGTCAATGAGAACCAGCTCTTCTACCTCATGAGCCGAGGGCTCACCGAGGACGAAGCAATGGCGATGATCGTCCGAGGCTTCGTCGAGCCGATCGCCCGGGAGCTGCCCATGGAGTATGCCCTGGAGCTCAACCGGCTCATCGAACTGCAAATGGAAGGGGCCGTCGGCTGA
- the sufD gene encoding Fe-S cluster assembly protein SufD yields MLETAELSELERGRIDVDDAPVHPQPHSHGLQGGRHLERTFSFDPADFPEPDSHQELWRFAALPRLRPLFAGPPATGTVDVSWPDAAPVQTVPMTDPRLDVVHTPFDRISAVARQRVTEALVVDIGDTAAEPVTLAAKGTGGVSYGHLLVTTRPGSAGTVVLDHRGSGTYAANVELDVADGSSLTFVTIQDWDDDAIHVAAHSARIGRDARLRHINVSFGGSAVRISPLVTFAAPGGDAELLGVFFADAGQHIDARLMVDHSAPNCRSRVNYRGALQGEKARTVWVGDVIIRPQAVGTDTYEANRNLLLTDGARADSVPNLEILTGEVIGAGHASATGRLDDEQLFYLQARGIPRDQARRLIVRGFFADVIEDIGIPELVTRLLAHVDRELELTELTAVNR; encoded by the coding sequence ATGCTAGAAACCGCCGAGCTCTCCGAGCTCGAACGCGGACGGATCGACGTCGACGACGCGCCGGTCCATCCGCAGCCGCACAGCCACGGTCTCCAAGGCGGCCGGCACCTTGAGCGGACGTTCTCCTTTGACCCGGCGGACTTTCCGGAGCCGGACAGTCACCAGGAGCTCTGGCGGTTCGCCGCGCTTCCCCGCCTCCGGCCGCTGTTTGCGGGCCCGCCGGCGACGGGAACCGTCGACGTCAGCTGGCCTGACGCAGCGCCGGTCCAGACGGTGCCGATGACGGATCCGAGGCTCGACGTCGTCCACACGCCGTTCGACCGGATATCCGCGGTGGCCCGGCAGCGGGTCACCGAGGCTTTAGTCGTCGACATCGGTGACACGGCGGCCGAGCCGGTCACTCTCGCCGCCAAAGGCACGGGCGGGGTGAGCTACGGGCATTTGCTCGTCACGACCCGTCCCGGGAGCGCCGGCACTGTGGTCCTTGACCACAGGGGGAGCGGCACCTACGCAGCAAACGTCGAGCTCGATGTCGCCGACGGGTCAAGCCTGACGTTCGTCACCATCCAGGATTGGGACGACGACGCCATTCACGTCGCCGCGCACTCGGCCCGGATTGGCCGGGACGCCCGATTGCGGCACATCAACGTGAGCTTCGGCGGTTCGGCCGTGCGCATTTCACCCCTCGTCACGTTCGCCGCGCCGGGCGGCGATGCGGAATTGCTCGGTGTCTTCTTCGCCGACGCCGGCCAACACATCGACGCACGGCTCATGGTCGACCATTCGGCGCCGAATTGCCGGAGCCGGGTGAATTACCGCGGTGCGCTGCAAGGAGAGAAGGCGCGGACCGTCTGGGTCGGTGACGTCATCATCCGCCCGCAAGCCGTGGGTACGGACACCTACGAGGCCAACCGCAACCTTCTGCTCACCGACGGCGCCCGAGCCGACTCGGTGCCGAATCTGGAAATCCTCACCGGCGAGGTCATCGGAGCCGGCCACGCGAGTGCGACCGGACGGTTGGACGACGAACAGCTCTTCTACCTGCAGGCCCGTGGTATTCCGCGTGATCAGGCGCGCCGGCTCATTGTGCGGGGCTTCTTCGCCGACGTCATCGAGGACATCGGCATCCCGGAGTTGGTGACCCGGCTGCTCGCCCATGTCGACCGGGAGCTGGAATTGACCGAGCTCACGGCGGTCAACCGATGA
- the sufC gene encoding Fe-S cluster assembly ATPase SufC yields the protein MSTLEIRDLHVTVDSSDGEREILHGIDLTVRSGETHAIMGPNGSGKSTLAYALAGHPKYHITGGAVLLDGVDITTMKVDERARAGLFLAMQYPVEVPGVSVSNFLRTAVTALRGQAPKLRAWVTEMKEAMNRLQIDASFADRNLNEGFSGGEKRRHEILQLELLNPKFAVLDETDSGLDIDALKVVSEGINRFRADKEHGVLLITHYTRILRYVPPDHVHVVVDGRIAEEGGPELAERLEAEGYERYVRATA from the coding sequence ATGAGCACCTTGGAGATACGTGACTTGCACGTCACTGTCGACTCATCCGACGGTGAACGGGAAATTCTGCACGGCATCGACCTCACCGTCCGGTCCGGTGAAACGCACGCGATCATGGGCCCGAACGGTTCGGGCAAGTCGACGTTGGCGTACGCCCTCGCCGGTCACCCGAAATATCACATCACCGGCGGCGCCGTCCTGCTGGACGGCGTCGACATCACCACGATGAAAGTGGACGAACGCGCCCGCGCCGGGCTCTTCCTCGCCATGCAGTACCCCGTCGAGGTGCCGGGGGTGTCGGTCTCGAACTTCCTGCGCACCGCAGTCACCGCGCTTCGCGGCCAGGCGCCGAAACTCCGGGCGTGGGTGACCGAGATGAAGGAAGCGATGAACAGGCTGCAGATCGACGCGAGTTTCGCCGACCGGAATCTCAATGAAGGCTTCTCCGGCGGCGAGAAGAGGCGTCACGAAATTCTGCAACTCGAACTGCTGAATCCGAAATTCGCCGTCCTCGACGAGACGGACTCCGGGTTGGACATCGACGCGTTGAAAGTCGTCTCCGAGGGCATCAACCGGTTCCGGGCCGACAAGGAGCACGGTGTGCTGCTCATCACCCACTACACGCGGATTCTCCGCTACGTCCCACCCGATCACGTGCACGTCGTTGTCGACGGGCGAATCGCGGAAGAGGGCGGCCCGGAGCTGGCCGAGCGGCTGGAGGCCGAAGGGTACGAGCGGTATGTGAGGGCGACCGCGTAG